The following are from one region of the Anolis carolinensis isolate JA03-04 unplaced genomic scaffold, rAnoCar3.1.pri scaffold_18, whole genome shotgun sequence genome:
- the LOC134294621 gene encoding zinc finger protein 658B-like: MEEKAYKCIDCGKSFSQHGKLKTHQRIHTGEKPYNCLECGQSFADSSGLRSHQRTHTGEKPYNCLECGQSFAHSSGLRSHQRTHTGEKPYKCLECEQTFAQISTLHSHQRTHTGEKPFKCLECGQSCTHSSDLRSHQRTHTGEKPYKCLECGQSFAQSGNLSSHQRTHTGEKPYKCLECGQSFARSSGLRSHHRTHTWEKPNNCLECGKSFAHSSGLRLHQRTHTGEKPYECLECGQSFSDFSTLRRHQRTHTGEKPYNCLECGQSFSYCSTLRKHQRTHTGEKPYNCLECGQSFSDCSTLRRHQRTHTGEKPYKCLECGQSFARRGNLVSHQRTHTGEKPYNCLECGQSFTQKGNLRSHQRTHTGEKPYECLECGQSFAQIATLHSHQRTHTGEKTYKCLECEQTFAQIATLHSHQRTHTGEKPFRCLECGLSFTHNSELRSHQRTHTGEKPYKCLECGQSFAQSGNLSSHQRTHSGEKPYKCLECGQSFARSSGLRSHHRTHMG; this comes from the coding sequence atggaggagaaagcatataaatgtatcgattgtggaaagagctttagtcagcatggaaagctgaagacacatcaaaggattcacactggggagaaaccctataactgcctggagtgtggacagagctttgctgatagttcaggcctacgttcccatcaaaggactcacactggggagaaaccctataactgcctggagtgtggacagagctttgctcatagttcaggactacgttcccatcaaaggactcacactggggagaaaccctataaatgcctggaatgtgaacAGACCTTCGCTCAGATTTCAactttacattcacatcaaagaactcacactggggagaaaccctttaaatgcctggagtgtggacagagctgcaCTCACAGTTCAGacttacgttcacatcaaaggactcacactggggagaaaccctataaatgcctggagtgtggacagagcttcgctcaaaGTGGAAACCtaagttcacatcaaaggacccacacaggggagaaaccctataaatgcctggagtgtggacagagcttcgctcgtagttcaggtctacgttcacatcatagGACCCACACTTGGGAGAAACCCAATAActgtctggagtgtggaaagagctttgctcatagttcagggttacgtttacatcaaaggactcacactggggagaagccctatgaatgcttggagtgtggacagagcttcagtgaTTTTTCAactctacgtagacatcaaaggactcacactggggagaaaccctataattgcctggagtgtggacagagcttcagttattgttcaactctacgtaaacatcaaaggactcacactggggagaaaccctataattgcctggagtgtggacagagcttcagtgattgttcaactctacgtagacatcaaaggactcacactggggagaaaccctataaatgcttggagtgtggacagagcttcgctcgtagGGGAAATCTagtttcacatcaaaggactcacacaggggagaaaccctataactgcttggagtgtggacagagctttacacAGAAGGGAAacttacgttcccatcaaaggactcacactggggagaaaccctatgaatgcctggagtgtggacagagcttcgctcagaTTGCAactttacattcacatcaaagaactcacactggggagaaaacctataaatgcctggaatgtgaacAGACCTTCGCTCAGATTGCAactttacattcacatcaaagaactcacactggggagaaaccctttagatgcctggagtgtggactgaGCTTCACTCACAATTCAGagttacgttcacatcaaaggactcacactggggagaaaccctataaatgcctggagtgtggacagagcttcgctcaaaGTGGAAACCtaagttcacatcaaaggacccacagtggggagaaaccctataaatgcctggagtgtggacagagcttcgctcgtagttcaggtctacgttcacatcatagGACTCACATGGGGTGA